Proteins from a single region of Starkeya sp. ORNL1:
- a CDS encoding DUF6460 domain-containing protein, with protein sequence MSDNQVARWMGGSPVWVLVRLILLSVVVGVILSALGLDPLNILQSIERLVRNLFNFSFEAFERLWRYFLLGAVIVIPLWLIMRVARSGH encoded by the coding sequence ATGTCCGACAATCAGGTCGCCCGCTGGATGGGCGGCTCTCCCGTCTGGGTGCTGGTGCGCCTGATCCTGCTGTCGGTGGTGGTGGGCGTGATATTGAGCGCGCTCGGCCTCGATCCGCTCAATATCCTGCAGAGCATCGAGCGGCTGGTGCGCAATCTGTTCAATTTCAGCTTCGAGGCGTTCGAGCGGCTGTGGCGCTATTTCCTGCTCGGCGCGGTGATCGTCATTCCGCTCTGGCTGATCATGCGGGTGGCGCGCAGCGGGCACTAA